The nucleotide window AAGAGCTGGCATTTGTGACCCGAAGCAAGGACTGACTCCCAAATCACTCCTGGCACATCTCCAGCTCTCCCTTTGAGTAGACGTCTCCTTGTTCTGTCTTGTCGGACGCTGCGACGGAACCACCGCGTGGAAAAAGACCGCGTTTCCGTAACGCCGATCGCGAAACGGTACCTTGCGCCGCCGCCATCGCGGTGCCACCCTAACGCCAACGCGGTCGCGTCTGGCGGCCGCACTTGAAATTCAACCCCGTCCAATCATGTCAGACGCATTTTCCGCCACCAACGCCCTGGACCCCGAAGCTGGCTTCACCCGTGGACCGTCGGTTGGCCAGGCCGCCAACGACCTGCGCGCCGCCGCAGGCGAAAAGGCCCGCGAACTCGCCAACACCGCCTCCACCCAGGCCCAGGCACTGAAGGACAAAGCCGTGGAAACCGCCCAGCACCTCAAGGAAGTGGCCGCCGACAAGGCCGTCCAGTTCAAGCAGGTCGCCACCGAGAAGGCCGAGGCCTTCAAGTCCGCCGCCACCGAAAAAGCCCAGCAGTTCCGCTCCGCCGCCAGCGACCAGTGGCACGACACCCGTGACAAGGCGAAAGAGATCCACGTCACCGCGGAGGACTACATCCGCCAGCACCCGACCAAGGCCGTGCTCGGTGCCTTGGGCGTTGGCTTCCTGGTTGGCCTCATCGTCCGCCGATGAACGAATCTCCGGAACCGACCACCGGTGACGATCGCGAAGCACCTCCTGCCAACTGGCGGGAGGCGGCCGCGGATCTTGTGTCCGCACGCCTCGCCCTCATCGAATTGGAGGCCCGTGACGCGGCGAAGAACGCCGGTCGCAAGGGCGCACTCGGCGGCATCCTCGCCGGAGCGGCGTTTTTCACCTGGGCGCTGATCCTCGCCGGGGTGATTCCACTGTTGGCCGCGGCCTTCGAAGTTTCCTGGGGCTGGATCGCGCTGGGCCTCGCCCTGCTGCACGCGATCGTGGCGGGCATCTGCTTCGCGCTGATCCGGAAGCCGGTCCCGCCCGCCTTCTCGCTCACCCGTTCCGAATTCCAACGCGACCGCGAATGGTTCAAAAACCTGTGATCAGTCCCGAGATCGAGGCGCTGCTGAAGCGCAGCGAAACCGCCCGCCGCCGCCTGGCGTACGACCTCGCGGTGCTCAAGCACCGGGTGGATGTCCCCGCCCGGGTGAAGGAATCCCTGCAAACCCACCCCACGGGCTGGCTCGGTGGCTCGCTCGTCACCGGCCTCATCGCCAGCCTCGCGCTGCGCCGCCGAAAGCCGAAGAAGACCACCGAGGAAAAAGTCCGCAAGGCCGGGCTTGCCGGTCTGCTGCTGACCGCCGGAGGCGCGCTGGCGCGCCCGGTGGTGAAATCCCTCGTCACCGGCTACCTCCAGCGGACCCTTGCGGGCCGTCTCGGACAGGGCCGCGATCCCCACTGACTGTTGCATTGTGCCATTTCGCGATCCGCTTTGGAAAAAGAGATGGTCCCGGGCCAACTGTGCCCTTGAGGAATTCCGCGGAATATTGATCTTCCACCGGTCACTCGCCTTCTGAAGCCTTTGCCCAACAGGCAAATCCGGCCTCCGGCGGCGTTTTACACCGACCAAACCCGACATCCCACGTTTCCAAAACCCTTGCCATGTCTGCCCATCAGGTGCTCGACCACGTCGACCAATACCTCCAGCTCGGTCGTGAATACGACTGCTCGGATATCCATCTTCCCACCAACTATCCGCCGGCATGGCGCCGCTTCGGCCAGCTTTCCCCGATCTGGGAAGACCATCAGGTGCTGACTGCGGAAGACACGGAACGCCTCGCGCGCTCCTTCCTCGGCGATCGCGAGTGGAACCGCCTCCAGGACAAGGGTGACGTGGACTTCGCCTACTCGAACACCCACGGCCGCTACCGCGCCTCCGTAGTGAAGCAGCGCCTCGGCTACGACATGGTGTTCCGAATCATCAACACCAAGATCCGCGCCATCGAGGAAATCGGCCTGCCGCTCGATCACCTCGTCCCCCTCACCCGCTATCAGAACGGCCTCATCCTTGTGACCGGCTCCGTGGGTTCCGGCAAGTCCACCACGCTCGCCGCGCTGGTCGATTTCATCAACCGCGACCGCGAGGACCACATCCTCACTCTGGAGGACCCGATCGAATACGTCTTCGAATCGAAGGGCTGCCACATCAACCAGCGCGAGGTCCACCTCCACACCGACTCCTTCGCCAAGGCTCTGCGTGGCGCACTCCGTGAAGACCCGGACGTGATCATGGTCGGTGAAATGCGCGACCTTGAAACCATCCAGCTCGCGCTCACCGCTGCGGAAACGGGCCACCTGGTGCTCGGCACCCTGCACACCGGCAATGCCCCCCGAACCCTGGACCGCGTGCTCGACGTGTTCCCCACCGACCAGCGCGACCAGATCCGCATCATGGTCTCGGAATCGCTGCGCGGCATCCTTTCCCAACAGCTCGTCCCGCGTGCCGATGGCACCGGCCGCTGCCTCGCGCTCGAGCTGCTGGTCAACACCCCCGCCGTCTCCAACTGCATCCGCGAGGGCAAGACCTTCATGCTCCCCGGCGTCATGCAGACCGGCAAGAACGTGGGCATGATCACCATGGATGAATCGCTCCGGAAGCTCTACGTCCAGGGCCTCATCACCCGCGAGGAAACCCTCTACCGCAGCGAGGACAAGAACCAGATGAAGGCCTTCTTCCAGTCCTGATCCATCGTTCCGCGAAACCCTTGCCACTTTACGAAAACCCGATTTCCCATGGCTCAGATTGACGCCCTTTTCCGTTACCTCGTCGAGAACCGCGGTTCCGACCTCCATCTTTCCGAAGGCCAGCCGCCGAAGACCCGTGTCCACGGCTCCGTCGTCGCCATCCCGGACCAGCCCGTGCTCGGCCGCGAGGAGTTCAAGAACCTACTCGCCGAGATCTGCGATCCGAAAGCTTTCGAACGCTATCTCGAAACCGGTGACCTCGACTTCGCCTACGCGATGGACGAGCAGTCCCGTTTCCGCTGCAACTATCTCAAGCAGAGCCACGGCCTCGCCGCCGTGTTCCGGCTCATCCCCACCGAGATCGCCTCGCTCGAAGACCTTGGCGTGCCGCAGGTGGTGAAGGAGTTCGGCCACATGCGTTCCGGCCTCGTGCTCGTCACTGGTCCCACCGGTTCCGGCAAGTCCACCACGCTCGCGGCGCTGCTCGACTACATCAATAGTAATTTCAACCGCCACATCATCACCGTTGAGGAGCCGATCGAGTTCGTCCACCGCAACAAGAAGTCCATCATCACCCAGCGCGAGGTGCCGATCCAGACACCATCCTTTGCGGACGGTCTGCGTGCCGCGCTCCGCGAGGATTCGGACATCGTGCTCGTCGGTGAGATGCGCGACCTTGAGACCATCTCGCTGGCCCTCACCGCCGCGGAAACCGGTCTGCTCGTCTTCGGCACCCTGCACACCAACAACGCCCGCAAGACCGTCGACCGTATCATCGACGTGTTCCCCGCCGACCAGCAGTCGCAGGTGCGCACCATGCTCGCGGCTTCGCTGCGCGGCGTGCTCGCCCAGCTTCTGTGCAAGCGCGTGGACAAGCCGGGCCGCACCGCGGTGCACGAAATCCTCTTCGCCACTCCGGCCGTCTCCGCGATCATCCGTGAAGGCCAGACCCAGAAGCTCTACGACGTCATCACCGGCGGCAAGGGCGAGGGCATGCAGTTCATGGACGAGTCCATCTGGAGCAAGCTCCGCGAAGGCATGATCTCTCCGGAAGAGGCCTACATGAAGGCCATCGACAAGACGCGCTTCAAGAAGTTCCTCCCCGCCGAACTCGCCAGCCTCGGCGAAGCTTCCGGCGAGAATCCGATGAGCCACTGAAGCACTCACGATCTTTTTCCCCAGCCGGTGACCGCCATGCGTGGTCACCGGCTTTTTGTATCCGGATCTCCGCCAGCGAAATGCCGGAAATCCCTTTGCCCCTGCCGTGCCAAAAAGGCGGCCCCAATAATCCCTCCTCACGATCGGTATCCCCTCTCCCCGATTCCTTCTTCCAAAAAGCCTTACGGGATGACGTAATTCTAATAGGTTTGATGTCGGTGACAAAAACGGTCATGATGCATACGTCTTCCGTTTGAAGACCCTCCCTTATCCCTCCCCGCGATCTTGTTCAAGATAGTCGATTATTGACTATCCTTAACCAATTTCGTAAACACCCCGAAGCGCGGAAAAGCCATGTCCACGGAAACCCTGACCTTCGCCTGCCCCGTATGCAACAGCCGCCTCACGGTGCCTGTTGCCTTGGCCGGGGTGATCGGCCCCTGTCCGAAGTGCCAGACACGCATCCAGGCTCCTTCTCTTCCCGCAGTCCCGCAGCGCCCCACCGTGGCTGCGGCTCCGCCGTCCGCCGCACCGGTTCAAACCTACATCCCCCAGCCTCCTCCTCAGCCGATCCCGGCCCCCCAGCCTGCCGCCGCATCAGCGCCAGCCCCGGTGCTGGAAATCCCGGTGGTGCAGCCTGCGGAAAAGCCCGCCTACAAGCCGGAACCGCGCGCCCTGCCCAACCGCCGCGAAGGCATGGAGCCGATCGGCAAGCGGATGTCCGACTCGATGAAAACGCCGCAGGACCACTCGGAGCGCCGTACGGGCTCCGGGGCATTGCGCGTGCTCGTTCCCGTGGTGTTCCTCGGCCTCGCCGCGGGAATGGTCTTCGCGATCCTCACCTTTCTCAAGCAACAGGAGCAACCGCCGGTCCAGTTCAAGTCTCTGATCCCGCCGGTGGCGAACAGCAGCACGAGTGCCACCGACAAGACTCCGGTCGGAACCCTGCCGCCCGCCCCCGTCGAGCCGGATGAGTCCGCCCCGGTTGCGCCACCCGTGCCGGAGGTCCTCGTACCACCTGATCCTTCATCCAGCCCGGTCACCAAGCCCGTCTCCTCGACCTCGGCATTCCAGATCCTGGACAAGTTTCTCTCCCTGAACACTCTGGAAGAGCGCATTCCCCTGATGGAGACTTCCACTTCTCCAGCGGATCTGGCTGCGAGCTGCCTCGCATCCTCGCTGCCTCCACGGGTTTCCGTCACACCTTCGATCCAGACGGACAATCCGGTGGAGAATTCCACCGATCACTTCTTCCAAGTCATCTTCACCCGCTCGATCGGCGGCACGGAAACCTACAACATGCTGGTCCGCCGCCGTGGCGACCAAGAGCCCAAGGTGATCATCGATCCATTTCTCGACGTTTACGGCGAGAACAGCCGCCTGCGCCGCTACACTACGGCTGCCGTGGAAAAGCCCGCCGTTTTCCGCGTGTACGTCGAGACCGTCGCGATCTGCAACAACACCAAGATCCCCAACAACGACAAGAAGTTCACGCTGAAACTGCGGGGCGATGACGCCACGGACAACAAGCTTCCTGCCATCGCCATCGCCTATTCCGGCAAGGCCTCCGCCATCGGGGAAATGCTCCAGAATGCGGATTCCGGGCTGCGCTGGGGATCTCCGAAGGCCTGCACGATCGTGCTGAACTGGAATACCAAGGACGATCCCGCGCACCCGTATCTGGAGGCGAACTCGATCAAGTCCCTCAGTTGGAACCCTTGATCATCCCGGCGGCGCGCAGCGCACCCACGCCGCCCTTCAGCGCGAAAACCTGCTCGGTCACGCCCAGTTTGAGTATCCGCTCCGCGATCTGCGAGCTGACCCCGCAGTTGCCCTCGCTGCAATAGACGACCACCGGCGGGTTCTCGACGAGTTTCTCCATCACCGCCGCCTCGAAGGCGTTCGCATCCTCATGTGGATCGAGATTCCACAGCAGCGAGCCGGGCATGCCGTCCAGCTCCCACTCACGGCGCGGCCGGGCATCGATCCACAGCACCTTCCCCTGCCAACGCTCCATCACCGTGGCGAGGCAGATTTCATGCTCCTTGAGGTCCTCCGTCCGACACGGCACATCCCGGCGCGGTGGCCCGATGATGCGGAGGTTCGTCACCGCCGCCACCGTGGAAATGCCCGCGATGATCGCAGCCTGAGTGATGGCATTCACGGCTTGGTAGCAGGCTTGGCTTCGCTCGCGAGCGGGCGGCGCACCACCGCATAGGCCATCACCTCGCGGTATTTCTCCAGCTTGCAGTCGGTATCGATATGGAAGACCGCGAGGTTCGGCTGCTTGGAATCCACCGGCGTGATGACCAGTTCGTATTTCTTGCCGTCGGTGACGGTCTTCAACTCGTGTTTGAAAGCCGTGCTCGAGGTTGTCACCTTGGTCAAGTGGACTGGTTCCGGCCAATCGACGGTGAAACTGATCGTCTGGGATTTGGCCTCTCCTCCCACATCCCATTTCGCGGTCTTCGGCTCGATGACGATGACCTCGGGAATTTTCACCTTCAGGATGAGCTGGGCGGATGGCTTGTCCGCCGGGTCCCCTTCCACCCATACGGCGATCTGCTTTTCCACCACTCCGGTGGAGGCCCCCACATCGAAATCCGCCTCGATCTTGCCGGATTCCCCCGGCGCGTAGTCGACCTTCTTGCCATCCGCACCGGAGGCCAGACAGGAGCAGGAGGACTCGATGCGACGGATCGAAACCTGGCTGCCACTCTTGTTCGTGAATGGAAACGAAGCCTTCACCACGGTATCCGATGGCTTGGCGTCCACGGTCTTGGACGTCTCCGTGAACGTCAGCCTACCCGCGAACGCCATCGGCATCAAGCCGAGCCACAACGATACGAACCAGCGCATGACAGGACTAAGAGCCGCCTTTCGGCTTCGGTGCAAGTGCAACCGAGATCAACAGGCGTCCTCCCCGCCAAGCGGGCCCGAGCACATAGAGCGGCTTGTCCGCGGAGATCTCCGCATCGGTTTTGAGCACCTTCTTGCGGCTGAGCCATAGTTCCAGCCCGAGCCGGGCGGAGCCGCCGGCGGGCTTGCTCTGGGCCTCGAAGCGCACCATCACCTCATCCGAACCGCCAAGCGGCTGCGCCCAATTCTCGTAACTGCGGTAAAGCGGCTTGGTATCGACGCCGAGACCGCTGTAGTGCGCGAATTTCAGGTGCTCTTCCTTGCGGATCTTGTCCACGGCGGCCTGGGCGAGAGGCTTGGCTTTGTCGCCCGCCGCCTTCGGATCACCATCGGTCGCATGAAACACGCGTACCACCACCTGTCCCACCACTTCCTTGCCGGGATCCTCCACCCCGCAGGCTGAGGAGGCGGCGAGCAGCAGGCAGGCGGCCATCAGACGAAAGCTCATTGTGTCACGGCGGCTGGAGTTCCATCGCCATTGGAGGCGGTGGAACTGGTTCCGCCATCGGACGAGATCGAGGCGGTATCGAGGAACTCAAGCGTGTCCGGGATCGCGGAAACCCCGTCCAGCACGATCACCGTGGAGGAACCGTTGTTCCCGGCATAGTACTTCGCCTGCACCTCACTGTCCGGGGTGTAGATCACCGGGCTGGCAGAGGCCACGGCCATCGGCCCCGGGGAGCCGGCGGTGCGGGTACCGCCCCAGAAGGCGAGCGCCATTCCGGCGGCCGCGGTGGCGGGCATGAACCAAGCGGCGCGCCACCATGCGCGCTTCTCGCGCGGCGCGGCAGCCGCCGTCTGGTTTGAAGCGATTGCGGAGCGGATGCGGCTGTTGAAAAAATCGGCGTAGGGAGGCTCCTCCTCACGCGGCAGCAGGCAGGCCGCCTGCTTGCGCCAGTGGCGGGTTTCCTCACGCGCGGCCAGTTGGTCGGGTTGGGTGGAAGCCCACGCCTCGACGCGGGCGAACTCGTCACCATCCAGTTCGTCCTCCAGCCACAGGGCCAGCGTCACGTCATCGGGTTTCGTATTCATCCTTGAGGAGGGTTTGGAGTTTCTGGCGGGCGTAGAAGAGACGGCTCATGACCGTGCCGAGCGTGCAGCCCATTGCGTCGGCGATTTCCTTATACGAAAGTCCTTGGGCATCTTTCAAGATTACGGCCTCCCGATGTTCCGGCGAAAGTTTCGCCAAGGCGGCCTCGATCTTGGCTCGGAGTTCCCCATGCTCGAGGGAGGCATCCGGGGATTCCGCCTCGGAGGGGGCGGTGGAAGCGCTCGGATCGATCCGGTCGCGCTCGAAAATCTCGTCATTCAACTCCCCCGCGCTCTCCGGGCGGCGCTTCCGGGTCCAATCGTAAACGGTATTGTGGGCGATCCGGAACAGCCACGTCGAGAAACGCGCCTTCGCCTCGAACCGGGGCAAGGCGTTCCAAGCCTTGATGAAGACCTCTTGGGCGAGGTCCCAGGCATCGGCTTCGTTGTGAATCATGTTTCGGACCATGGCGTAAATCCTCCCCCGGTGCCGTGTGACGAGTTCGTCGTAGGCCCGCAGATCCCCGGATTGCGCCCGGGAAACGAGCACGGTGTCCTCATCGGAACCCGCCCCGGCCTGCGGTTCGACGGCCTCGATCGGCCCCTTCACGGGATTTGACGCTGGTCCGGGGGATTTATTCATGTGCTTTCCACTCCCCGTCCGGGCCGGAATCCCCCGCCGGCGGGAGGCGCCCGGAACGGGTCGCGGCATCGGGCGGGTGGATCATGAGGGAATGTTGAACGTCACTGCCGCCCTGCGCAATGCAGATTTGGCGGAGGGAGGCAGGATGAATGTATTCATCTCCACCAAATATCTCGCGGCGGATGATCCCATGAGCGAGGCTGGGCGCAACGTGATGCCCGACACCCTTTCCCACACCCTGCCACTCCTGGCCGCCATGTCCGCCCAACAGGCCGGACAGCTCACCGTCATCGTGGTCATGGCCGTGGCGGTTCCCGCGCTTTTCATCCTCTCCCTGGTCCGACTGATCATGACGAAAAAACCGGTATGGATCGCCGGCCTCATCGTGAGCGTGCTGCTGGGGATCGGCGGCCTCGGAGCCGGCGTCACCGCGTTGATCCGCAAGGCCCGCGAAGCTGAAAGCACCCCCACCGTGGTTTCCAGCACGGATCACCATATCCGCGCCCGCATCCCCGGCCACTGGAAAACCATGACCGACCTCAACAAGCAGGCCACCCTGCAGGTGGGCAATACCACCCGCACCGAGTTCTTCGTGGTCATCTCCGAGCCCAAGGCGGAACTCGAACTCACGCTGGACGAGTATGCCGACCTCGCCTCCGAGCATGTGATGGGGGCGCTGCAAAAACCGGAACGCGGCACCAAGACCCGCGTCACCATCGATGGCAACCCCGCCATCCAGTATGAACTCAAGGGCACCATCCAGAAGGTTCCCCTCGTCTATCTCCAGACCACCGTGGAATCCGCGGACGGGTTCCACCAGTTGATCATGTGGACCATCCAGTCCAAGCAGGCCATCGCCTTCCCCATCTTCAAGGACGTGCTGGAAAGCCTGAAGGTGGAGGAGACGGCGAAGACGGAGGAATCCTGAGCCGCATCGAAAGAAGCGCGGCGATTGGAATGGCCGCGGCCGTTCATCCCCTGTCACGCTTCCGGCATGGGATGGATGAGAACCATGCTGCTGGGGGATATCGGCAACCGCCTCGATATCCAGGACGCCGAGAACAACATCAGTGCGCTGCAATCGCACGCCGCATCCGCGGCCAAGGCCGTGGGCAACCAGACAGCCACGATCGCCCGCCTGAAAAACGAGCTGGCGCGCCAGAAACTGGCCGTCACCGCGCTCACGCGTTTCCTGATCGCCAAGGGCCTCGTATCCGAGGCCGAATTGCAGGAATTCATCCACGATGTGGACTCCGAAGACGGCATCGTGGATGGAAAAATGGAGATCGAAACCGTGAACGGCCGCCAGCGCCTGGTGCGTCCCCATATTCCTCCCGGCACCTTTCGCAGGATTCCGTGAAACGAGCGAACCGTTAGACTCCCGCGGGACTTCCGTCCTTGCGAAATTCCGCCACCGGTGCCACTTCTAGCCCCAATGAGCCGCTTCCCCTTGATCCTCGCCCTCGCCGGATTGGCCTCCACCGGTGCCGCTCTCGCCCAAGGCCCCGCCCTGCCGCTGTCGGTGTCCACGCTCACGGTCTCCGGCACCGTCACCCTGCCCTCCGCGATCACCACCTCCGACAACGGCAAGGTGGCGACCATCAAGCAAACTCTGACCAGCTACCGTTTCGGCAACAAGGAGCTGCTCCAGCTCATGGCGGACAATGCGATCATTCCGTCGATCACCGGCTACACGCTCGTCCAGAAATTCAACAACGACGGCACCAGCATCGGCTACTTCGCCTGGAACGCCTCCACCCATGCCGAAGTGAAGGCTCCCGACAGTTTCCTGGGATTCACCCAGCTCGGCGAAGTGAAGGCCTTCAACCAGACCACCACCCAGCCGAAGACCGTAGGGGGTGCCGTCACCGTGACCAGCAGCAGCAACTCGAAGACCTTCGGCACCCTCTCGGTGGATGGCAGCAACTGTTCGCTTTTCAACACGATCGCCGCCAAAACGCCCACCACCGGCAAGATCGGCACGACCACCTATTCCTTCACCGGCATCACCTCCAGCGCCGTGCTCAATGGTGTCATCAACAACGGTGATTCGAATCTCTCCCTCGAAGGCACGCTGAAGGCCGCGAGCCCGAAGCCCTTCCTCGCGCCCTGATCCATCCGCCATGGCGGCAGCGACAGGCACACGTTCCCTCCTCCTCGCGGCGGCGTTGATCGTCGTGGCGGTGGTGTTTTGGAAACTCGGGCAACCGGCCCCAGAACCTCCGGCCGCCATTACCCTCCGGGAGACCGCTTCGACGGATGCTCCGCGTCATCGTCCTGCAACTCCTCCGGCCGAAAAAACGGTTTCTCCGACGGTCGTGGATGAGCTCGTCCGCGAGGATATCGAGAAGGCGGTGGTGACTTACTCACCGGACGCCCTGCCCACCTTCGAACGCTTCCTCGCCAGCAACGAACCGGACGTCCGCGAAGCCGCGCGCGACGGTCTCGCACGCCTCGGCGAAAAAGGAGGCGGCGCCATCCTCCGTCGTGCCACCTCCCGCATGACCGATCCCGAAGAGATCAAGCGGATGCAGGAAACCGCTGACTGGCTGGAACTCCCCTCCGCCACCGACGGACCGATGAAGAAGCGGTAGCCTCAAGGAGCAGGGACATTCCTGTCCCGTTTGGAAGAGGTCGAAGAACGGGACAGGAATGTCCCTGCTCCTTGGATTTCACTTCAGCGCCGCGATGATCTGATCGGTGAGCTGCTGCACTAGCTTCTCCGCCTCCGGATCGAGGCTTCCACCACTTGTGGAAACCTGCGCACCCGGTACCTGGCACACGGCACCCGGCTGGAACGAGGTGTTGTCGCAAAGCTGGCATTCCTTCCAATCCTCGCGGGGGTCCACCATGCCGAGTTGGCGGCGGATCTTGAAAATATCCTGCATTTTCTCGAACGGAATCGAGTGCAGCTTGCCGCCATTGAGCTGGCTCGCCACCCAGATCGTCTGGCAGGCGGTTTCCATGTTCTCCAGCTTCCAATACGCATCCTCCACATCGCTGCCCCAGGTCATCACGCCGTGGTTCTGGAGAAGCACCGCCGGATTATCTTTCGCCACCTCGCCCACGGACGTGGCGTTCTCCGGACTGCCCGGGGTCTGATACGGAATCAGCTTGATCGGACCGGTGAAGATCTCCGCCTCCGAGCAGAGGCAGGTCGGAGGCTCGATGCCTGCTACGGCGAACGCAGTAGAATACGGCGGGTGACCGTGGATGCAGGACTTGGCCAGCGGCTGGCGCTTCATGATCGCGAGGTGGGTGTTCACCTCGGACGTGCGCTTGCGCCATCCGGCCTTTTGCACACCTTCGAGGTCCACCAGCGCGATGTCATCTGTCTGCAGCTCACCCTTCGAGCGCAGCGTCGGTGTGCATAGCACGAGATTGTCACCCACGCGGACGGTGATGTTGCCCCCGTTGCCGTCGACCATGTTGCGACCCCACATCTTGTGGCCCACATGGACCATCTGCTTTTTGATCTCCACGATCGCCGGGCTGTAGAAGAAGCGCTGGATCTCCTCCGGCGTCACCGGATCACCACCCGGCACCCAGGAGTATTCGAACGAAGGCACGACAGGCACCGGCGGCACCTTCGGCACACCCGGCGGCAGCGGCGGGAAGCGGTCGGCCTTGCCTCCGCTTGCCGGCGCGGGCTTGCCGGCCACCACCTTGCCCGGGCCATCGCGCAGCACGTCGCGGGCCGAGGGCGTCAGGACGGCGTCCTTCGGCAGATCGGCGGCGGTCTTGCCGGATTTCAGGAAGGCCTCGATGTCGGCTCCGGTGAAAACTTTCTTTGTCATGGGAATCAAA belongs to Luteolibacter ambystomatis and includes:
- a CDS encoding type IV pilus twitching motility protein PilT produces the protein MSAHQVLDHVDQYLQLGREYDCSDIHLPTNYPPAWRRFGQLSPIWEDHQVLTAEDTERLARSFLGDREWNRLQDKGDVDFAYSNTHGRYRASVVKQRLGYDMVFRIINTKIRAIEEIGLPLDHLVPLTRYQNGLILVTGSVGSGKSTTLAALVDFINRDREDHILTLEDPIEYVFESKGCHINQREVHLHTDSFAKALRGALREDPDVIMVGEMRDLETIQLALTAAETGHLVLGTLHTGNAPRTLDRVLDVFPTDQRDQIRIMVSESLRGILSQQLVPRADGTGRCLALELLVNTPAVSNCIREGKTFMLPGVMQTGKNVGMITMDESLRKLYVQGLITREETLYRSEDKNQMKAFFQS
- a CDS encoding type IV pilus twitching motility protein PilT, with the protein product MAQIDALFRYLVENRGSDLHLSEGQPPKTRVHGSVVAIPDQPVLGREEFKNLLAEICDPKAFERYLETGDLDFAYAMDEQSRFRCNYLKQSHGLAAVFRLIPTEIASLEDLGVPQVVKEFGHMRSGLVLVTGPTGSGKSTTLAALLDYINSNFNRHIITVEEPIEFVHRNKKSIITQREVPIQTPSFADGLRAALREDSDIVLVGEMRDLETISLALTAAETGLLVFGTLHTNNARKTVDRIIDVFPADQQSQVRTMLAASLRGVLAQLLCKRVDKPGRTAVHEILFATPAVSAIIREGQTQKLYDVITGGKGEGMQFMDESIWSKLREGMISPEEAYMKAIDKTRFKKFLPAELASLGEASGENPMSH
- a CDS encoding RNA polymerase sigma factor, with protein sequence MNKSPGPASNPVKGPIEAVEPQAGAGSDEDTVLVSRAQSGDLRAYDELVTRHRGRIYAMVRNMIHNEADAWDLAQEVFIKAWNALPRFEAKARFSTWLFRIAHNTVYDWTRKRRPESAGELNDEIFERDRIDPSASTAPSEAESPDASLEHGELRAKIEAALAKLSPEHREAVILKDAQGLSYKEIADAMGCTLGTVMSRLFYARQKLQTLLKDEYETR
- a CDS encoding anti-sigma factor family protein, giving the protein MNTKPDDVTLALWLEDELDGDEFARVEAWASTQPDQLAAREETRHWRKQAACLLPREEEPPYADFFNSRIRSAIASNQTAAAAPREKRAWWRAAWFMPATAAAGMALAFWGGTRTAGSPGPMAVASASPVIYTPDSEVQAKYYAGNNGSSTVIVLDGVSAIPDTLEFLDTASISSDGGTSSTASNGDGTPAAVTQ
- a CDS encoding class II aldolase/adducin family protein, translated to MTKKVFTGADIEAFLKSGKTAADLPKDAVLTPSARDVLRDGPGKVVAGKPAPASGGKADRFPPLPPGVPKVPPVPVVPSFEYSWVPGGDPVTPEEIQRFFYSPAIVEIKKQMVHVGHKMWGRNMVDGNGGNITVRVGDNLVLCTPTLRSKGELQTDDIALVDLEGVQKAGWRKRTSEVNTHLAIMKRQPLAKSCIHGHPPYSTAFAVAGIEPPTCLCSEAEIFTGPIKLIPYQTPGSPENATSVGEVAKDNPAVLLQNHGVMTWGSDVEDAYWKLENMETACQTIWVASQLNGGKLHSIPFEKMQDIFKIRRQLGMVDPREDWKECQLCDNTSFQPGAVCQVPGAQVSTSGGSLDPEAEKLVQQLTDQIIAALK
- a CDS encoding DUF1573 domain-containing protein; this translates as MRWFVSLWLGLMPMAFAGRLTFTETSKTVDAKPSDTVVKASFPFTNKSGSQVSIRRIESSCSCLASGADGKKVDYAPGESGKIEADFDVGASTGVVEKQIAVWVEGDPADKPSAQLILKVKIPEVIVIEPKTAKWDVGGEAKSQTISFTVDWPEPVHLTKVTTSSTAFKHELKTVTDGKKYELVITPVDSKQPNLAVFHIDTDCKLEKYREVMAYAVVRRPLASEAKPATKP
- a CDS encoding DUF883 family protein; translation: MSDAFSATNALDPEAGFTRGPSVGQAANDLRAAAGEKARELANTASTQAQALKDKAVETAQHLKEVAADKAVQFKQVATEKAEAFKSAATEKAQQFRSAASDQWHDTRDKAKEIHVTAEDYIRQHPTKAVLGALGVGFLVGLIVRR
- a CDS encoding rhodanese-like domain-containing protein; its protein translation is MNAITQAAIIAGISTVAAVTNLRIIGPPRRDVPCRTEDLKEHEICLATVMERWQGKVLWIDARPRREWELDGMPGSLLWNLDPHEDANAFEAAVMEKLVENPPVVVYCSEGNCGVSSQIAERILKLGVTEQVFALKGGVGALRAAGMIKGSN
- a CDS encoding phage holin family protein, which gives rise to MNESPEPTTGDDREAPPANWREAAADLVSARLALIELEARDAAKNAGRKGALGGILAGAAFFTWALILAGVIPLLAAAFEVSWGWIALGLALLHAIVAGICFALIRKPVPPAFSLTRSEFQRDREWFKNL